In one Helicoverpa zea isolate HzStark_Cry1AcR chromosome 5, ilHelZeax1.1, whole genome shotgun sequence genomic region, the following are encoded:
- the LOC124630476 gene encoding endocuticle structural glycoprotein SgAbd-5-like has protein sequence MKLIVVLCLVAVAVAAPPPRINYSQDNVQITKYENDNLGLGNYRFAFEQTDGQAAEQQAELRNEGREDESIAVKGSYTWVGPDGVLYRVTYIADDNGYQPEIEQGPGGGVPPAVVASLLG, from the exons ATCGTAGTACTCTGCTTGGTCGCGGTGGCGGTTGCTGCCCCTCCCCCAAGAATAAACTACTCCCAGGACAATGTCCAAATTACCAAATACGAAAATGACAACCTTGGACTGGGCAACTACAGATTCGC GTTTGAACAGACTGACGGACAGGCGGCGGAGCAGCAGGCTGAGTTGAGGAACGAGGGTCGCGAGGACGAGTCCATCGCAGTCAAGGGTTCCTACACCTGGGTCGGCCCCGACGGCGTGCTCTACCGCGTGACCTACATCGCTGACGACAATGGCTACCAGCCCGAGATCGAACAGGGACCCGGAGGCGGCGTCCCACCCGCAGTCGTTGCATCCCTCCTCGGTTAA